The Rubrobacter naiadicus genome contains a region encoding:
- a CDS encoding glycosyltransferase, whose amino-acid sequence MTRLKVLLSAFACRPNEGSELGLGWNMIREIARHHELWVLTQDRHRPFIEEEVSRRPMPGVRFVYYRLPGAVGWWRRGQRGIQTYYYLWQIGAYRLMRALQERVGFDVTHHVTFAGYWKPSLLSLLPVPFVWGPVGGGEDAPRSFRASFGVRGLVYEDTRDVMRFVGEHDPLVRITARKSRVAFAATEETASRLEALGARDVRLLSQVALSGEEIEMLRGLGVKREAPFRFASSGRLLHWKGFHLGLAAFARADIPGSEYLIFGDGPHRKRLQRLAVDLGLAERVRFMGGMPREKALRMLGSCQVFVHPSLHESGGWVCAEAMAIGLPLLCLDIGGPARHVVSGLNGYKVAAGSPKQVVDDLAEAMRLLWSKPEVLQIMSLRARRRVGEDYDWRDKGEYIAGVYREVVGR is encoded by the coding sequence ATGACGAGGCTCAAGGTCCTCCTTTCCGCGTTCGCCTGTCGGCCCAACGAAGGATCCGAGCTCGGGCTGGGGTGGAACATGATCAGGGAGATCGCCCGGCACCACGAGTTGTGGGTGCTGACCCAGGACAGGCATCGACCTTTCATAGAGGAAGAGGTCTCCAGGCGTCCCATGCCTGGTGTCCGTTTCGTATATTACCGGTTGCCCGGCGCGGTGGGATGGTGGCGGCGGGGGCAGAGGGGGATACAGACATATTATTACCTCTGGCAGATCGGGGCTTATCGGCTCATGCGTGCCCTGCAGGAGCGCGTGGGTTTCGACGTAACCCACCATGTCACGTTCGCCGGTTACTGGAAGCCCAGCCTGCTCTCCCTGCTTCCCGTTCCTTTCGTATGGGGACCCGTCGGCGGTGGAGAAGACGCCCCCCGGAGCTTCCGAGCGAGCTTCGGTGTTCGAGGCCTCGTCTACGAGGACACGAGGGACGTGATGCGGTTCGTGGGTGAGCATGACCCCCTCGTCCGAATCACGGCCCGAAAGAGCCGGGTCGCGTTTGCTGCGACCGAGGAGACCGCCTCCCGTCTCGAGGCGCTCGGGGCCCGGGACGTCAGGTTGCTCAGCCAGGTAGCGCTGAGCGGGGAAGAAATAGAGATGCTGAGAGGGCTCGGGGTGAAGAGAGAGGCGCCGTTCAGGTTCGCCAGTTCCGGCCGCCTGCTGCACTGGAAAGGATTCCATCTCGGCCTTGCGGCCTTCGCTCGGGCGGACATTCCGGGATCGGAGTATCTGATCTTCGGTGATGGGCCCCACAGGAAGCGGCTGCAACGGCTGGCTGTCGATCTGGGTCTCGCAGAGCGCGTGAGGTTCATGGGCGGGATGCCCCGGGAGAAAGCTCTGCGGATGCTGGGGAGTTGTCAGGTGTTCGTGCATCCCAGCCTGCACGAGTCTGGAGGATGGGTGTGTGCGGAGGCTATGGCGATCGGACTCCCCCTCCTTTGTCTGGATATCGGAGGTCCCGCGAGGCATGTCGTGAGCGGGCTAAACGGCTACAAGGTCGCTGCGGGTAGCCCGAAGCAGGTGGTCGACGATCTCGCCGAGGCCATGCGGCTGCTCTGGAGCAAGCCGGAGGTATTGCAGATCATGTCCCTTCGTGCTCGTCGGAGGGTGGGAGAAGACTACGACTGGCGCGACAAAGGAGAGTACATAGCCGGGGTTTATCGAGAGGTGGTGGGCCGATGA
- a CDS encoding YveK family protein, with protein sequence MYNSKPAVHHIEPEYGMSEEAAGGYGEPLSFKELLGVLRRRVLVIVLVSLLMTGIAVGLSMMLPPVYQADAEILVGMSQKSNAVNSLAGDVQGLQGVTQTVAAAIPSRSIAREVIDKMNLRTTPEAFLNGLSVQQISSTQLIDISYRTSNPVLARDIVNTVAQVSSDKIAQISPQAGDITATIWEPASKPQAPVSPNPVRNGALALVIGLMLGVGLAFVLEYLDDSWRSPEEVERVSGVPTFGIIPNYKVPKALKKGAR encoded by the coding sequence TTGTATAACTCGAAGCCGGCGGTGCACCACATAGAGCCGGAATACGGGATGTCCGAAGAAGCCGCTGGAGGGTACGGAGAGCCTCTCTCCTTCAAAGAACTCCTCGGGGTTTTGAGGAGGCGCGTGCTCGTGATAGTTCTCGTCTCGCTCCTGATGACCGGGATCGCCGTGGGCCTCAGCATGATGCTCCCCCCCGTCTATCAGGCGGATGCCGAGATACTCGTGGGGATGAGCCAGAAGTCCAACGCCGTGAACAGCCTGGCCGGGGACGTACAGGGGCTGCAGGGCGTGACCCAGACCGTCGCCGCCGCCATACCGAGCCGATCCATAGCCAGAGAAGTCATAGACAAGATGAACCTCAGGACCACCCCCGAGGCGTTCTTGAATGGTCTGAGCGTGCAGCAGATCTCGTCGACCCAGCTCATCGATATCAGCTATAGAACATCCAACCCTGTCCTGGCCCGAGACATAGTGAACACCGTAGCACAGGTCTCGTCCGACAAGATCGCCCAGATCAGCCCCCAGGCGGGTGATATAACGGCCACGATCTGGGAACCGGCATCCAAACCACAGGCGCCGGTCAGCCCGAACCCCGTGCGGAACGGGGCGCTCGCCCTGGTGATAGGCCTCATGCTGGGCGTCGGTCTGGCGTTCGTCCTGGAGTACCTGGATGACAGCTGGCGTTCTCCCGAAGAGGTGGAGCGGGTCTCCGGAGTACCCACCTTCGGCATCATCCCCAACTATAAAGTACCCAAAGCGCTCAAGAAAGGGGCCAGATGA
- a CDS encoding phosphotransferase family protein — MEVDWNVFFPPGTRVIALPGWRNPRLYVRAESYWWRWWGSDFYPAYRLSARLYRRMVRARAAGGFFRSRTAGGADHYSLAGHLENFLPGAGVLAVLVGTEGPTCKITLQLASKDRIVGYAKYAPEGRAVARLAREHLMLSSIPAFAGPRSLGYVRLDEGAMLVTGALDGRRVKASLPPDGQVKGFLEHLSGDSGIEVWEHPWFRAVREDASRDMDFDRCMEVLSDRRWPVAIQHGDFAPWNLRVHRRGGLTAFDWEYGSMEGFPHLDLAYYVLQTAALIHRWSPERAARCAADCLLQAYGDRLRAVEARTLVRLAAYNAYLESARDGQSEHDVLQRWRRSVWDGKTG, encoded by the coding sequence ATGGAGGTCGATTGGAACGTTTTCTTCCCTCCCGGGACCCGTGTTATCGCCCTGCCCGGCTGGAGGAACCCGCGGCTCTACGTGAGGGCGGAGTCCTACTGGTGGCGTTGGTGGGGGAGCGACTTTTACCCGGCCTACAGGCTGAGTGCGAGGTTATATCGCAGGATGGTCCGGGCGCGCGCCGCCGGCGGATTCTTCAGGAGCCGCACCGCCGGCGGTGCGGACCATTATTCGCTTGCCGGTCACCTGGAGAATTTTCTCCCGGGCGCCGGCGTACTGGCCGTGCTCGTGGGGACGGAGGGACCGACCTGCAAGATCACGCTGCAGCTTGCCAGCAAGGACAGGATCGTCGGCTACGCCAAATACGCACCGGAAGGGCGGGCTGTGGCCCGGCTGGCCAGAGAGCACCTGATGCTCTCTTCCATCCCCGCTTTTGCGGGGCCCCGGTCACTCGGTTATGTGAGGCTGGATGAGGGAGCCATGCTCGTGACCGGAGCGCTGGATGGAAGGCGGGTCAAAGCCTCTCTGCCTCCCGATGGGCAGGTGAAGGGTTTTCTGGAACACCTCTCGGGGGACAGCGGGATCGAGGTCTGGGAGCACCCCTGGTTCCGGGCCGTGAGGGAGGACGCGAGCCGGGATATGGACTTCGACCGCTGTATGGAGGTTCTTTCGGACAGGAGATGGCCGGTGGCCATCCAGCACGGTGATTTCGCTCCATGGAATCTCCGGGTTCATCGAAGGGGCGGGCTCACCGCGTTCGACTGGGAGTACGGCTCCATGGAGGGGTTTCCTCACCTCGATCTGGCCTATTACGTGTTGCAGACGGCCGCCCTCATACACCGCTGGTCTCCCGAGCGCGCCGCCCGCTGCGCCGCCGACTGTCTTTTGCAAGCTTACGGGGATCGGCTGAGGGCCGTAGAAGCGAGGACCTTGGTGCGCCTGGCCGCCTACAACGCCTACCTGGAGTCTGCGCGCGACGGGCAGAGCGAGCATGACGTCCTCCAACGCTGGCGGCGGAGCGTGTGGGATGGGAAGACGGGATGA
- a CDS encoding sulfotransferase family protein, which produces MRLPDFLVVGAAKSGTTAIHHYLGQHPQIFLPAQKETNFFAFVGEEVRFEGPGDEEMARVTITDFEEYGSLFAGASEDQVSGEVSPWYMYFERSAANINTLIPGVRLIFVLRNPVERAFSSYLHVVRHGREKLGFREGILAEEERISRGWEPIWHYLSAGKYAEQMEPFLKLFGREQVFIGLYDDLRNDPEGFLSDLYGFLGVDRGFRADLSLRPNVTGVPRNRVVGHLLFRPNPFKEIARKMIPQGVRYPISQELGRRMVVKPSLDPSLRRELVAYYKPEILSLQDLIGRDLSHWFEA; this is translated from the coding sequence GTGAGGTTGCCAGATTTTCTCGTGGTCGGCGCGGCGAAATCCGGTACCACGGCCATCCATCATTATCTCGGGCAGCATCCTCAGATCTTCCTTCCTGCCCAGAAAGAGACGAACTTCTTCGCCTTCGTGGGGGAGGAGGTCCGATTCGAGGGGCCGGGCGACGAGGAGATGGCCCGGGTGACGATCACCGACTTCGAGGAGTACGGCAGCTTGTTCGCCGGGGCGTCGGAGGATCAGGTATCCGGCGAGGTCTCCCCCTGGTACATGTACTTCGAGCGGTCTGCTGCAAACATAAATACGCTGATCCCCGGGGTGAGGCTGATCTTCGTGCTGCGAAACCCGGTGGAGCGGGCTTTCTCCAGCTACCTTCACGTCGTGCGTCACGGCCGGGAGAAACTTGGTTTCAGGGAAGGGATCCTCGCCGAAGAAGAACGAATCTCCCGGGGATGGGAGCCGATATGGCACTATCTGAGCGCCGGGAAGTACGCGGAACAGATGGAGCCGTTCCTGAAGCTTTTCGGCCGCGAGCAGGTTTTCATCGGGCTCTACGATGATCTCAGGAACGACCCCGAAGGGTTTCTATCCGACCTGTACGGATTTCTCGGGGTCGATAGGGGCTTTCGAGCCGATCTCAGCCTCAGGCCCAACGTCACCGGGGTACCGAGAAACAGGGTCGTCGGGCACCTGTTGTTCAGACCCAACCCCTTCAAGGAGATCGCCAGGAAGATGATCCCACAAGGGGTGCGCTACCCGATCTCTCAGGAGCTGGGGCGAAGGATGGTGGTCAAGCCTTCGCTCGATCCATCTCTCCGGAGAGAGTTGGTCGCGTATTACAAGCCGGAGATACTGAGCCTGCAGGATCTCATCGGACGAGATCTCTCCCACTGGTTCGAGGCCTGA
- a CDS encoding glycosyltransferase, translated as MRVIMLHNYYQHKGGEDQVFTAEAGLLEERGHSVKRYTLHNDLVDGMSGASLASDTVWNRRVHHDLRALIRDVKPDVAHFHNTFPLISPAAYYAFRSEGVPVVQTLHNYRLLCLNAQFFREGEVCEDCLGRRVPLPGVLRSCYRGERVASAGVATMLTTHRILRTWSNVVDGYIALTRFARDKFVEGGLPPEKIFVKPNFVERDPGMGGGGGGYVLFVGRLSREKGIETLLRAWRRLGRRITLKIAGDGPLSGEVGRAARETRGIEWLGRVREREVVGLMKRAEFLVLPSLWYEGFPMVVAEAYASGLPVLASDLGSLSTLVISGRTGLKFSPRSAGDLEDKAEALLDDPALLERVRLGAREEFETHYTADRNYARLMEIYARVA; from the coding sequence ATGCGAGTAATCATGCTGCACAACTACTATCAGCACAAAGGCGGCGAAGATCAGGTGTTTACCGCTGAGGCCGGGCTGCTGGAGGAGAGAGGCCACTCGGTCAAAAGGTATACGCTGCACAACGACCTGGTCGATGGTATGAGCGGGGCTTCTCTGGCATCTGATACGGTCTGGAACCGTCGGGTCCACCATGATCTGCGGGCCCTGATCCGTGATGTGAAGCCGGACGTCGCTCACTTTCACAACACCTTTCCCTTGATCTCGCCTGCTGCCTACTATGCCTTCCGGTCGGAAGGGGTGCCTGTGGTGCAGACGCTTCACAACTACCGGCTGTTGTGCCTGAACGCGCAGTTTTTCAGAGAGGGAGAGGTGTGCGAGGATTGTCTCGGCCGACGGGTGCCGTTGCCCGGGGTATTGCGTTCGTGTTACCGTGGCGAGCGCGTCGCGAGCGCCGGGGTCGCGACCATGCTGACGACCCATCGGATTTTGCGAACCTGGTCGAACGTCGTGGATGGCTACATAGCCCTCACGAGGTTCGCCAGGGACAAGTTCGTGGAAGGTGGACTGCCGCCGGAGAAGATCTTCGTCAAGCCCAACTTCGTCGAGAGAGACCCCGGGATGGGCGGCGGAGGTGGTGGGTATGTCCTGTTCGTCGGGCGACTCTCCCGGGAGAAGGGAATCGAAACTCTCCTGCGGGCATGGCGGAGGTTGGGGCGGCGGATCACCCTCAAGATAGCGGGTGACGGCCCGCTCTCTGGGGAGGTCGGTCGCGCCGCGAGGGAGACCCGCGGAATAGAGTGGCTGGGGAGGGTTCGGGAGCGTGAAGTTGTGGGTTTGATGAAGCGGGCGGAGTTTCTCGTTTTGCCTTCCCTGTGGTACGAAGGGTTTCCGATGGTCGTCGCCGAAGCGTACGCGAGCGGGCTCCCGGTGCTGGCGAGCGACCTCGGGAGCCTGTCTACCCTGGTGATATCCGGCAGGACCGGGTTGAAGTTCAGCCCGCGGAGCGCCGGTGACCTGGAGGACAAGGCCGAAGCTCTGCTGGACGACCCGGCGCTGTTGGAGAGGGTGCGCCTTGGGGCCAGGGAAGAGTTCGAGACACATTACACGGCGGATCGGAATTACGCGCGCCTGATGGAAATCTATGCGCGGGTTGCGTGA
- a CDS encoding O-antigen ligase family protein, whose translation MSNLFLFMSDPVTLALLILLFATLFVPAIILTLGKVASLPVHTAPFRTLYFAWAALLAGSSVWNLSREVRHSINQAGVDNYVRLLFLVVGLMTILFLATRYRFGFASGLIRGVIGIYFVFALWGGLSTFWSVYPGSTLYKSFEYLVMVLLFALSAFMVSEVVRGPSNRMLALKSIFDWNWFLVFASLVMVYVGVAVWPSYALMPSKGVLPFSLQGALPAIAANGVGQLSAILGVVALARLIMGKSRLLYGPLFVFSVLTMLLAQSRSPILAFALGALVVMIAGRKFVLLIVSAVLGAGVLLSAYAGTIYAYMDRGQSTGELDTLTGRTVFWKASLEAARHRWLTGYGANAGGRYILDNNLSISDISTVHSTYVETLIDTGVIGSAILLVGLGVVWVSIVKLRRTAAMSPISKALWVECLGVMMVLSVRSIFSVVFVWSSTVLIFGVVLVFVTVMGREAGRRRTDASNHAAQLLSAQRRRRSGVYR comes from the coding sequence ATGAGCAACCTGTTTCTGTTCATGAGCGATCCCGTGACCCTGGCGTTGTTGATCCTGCTCTTCGCCACCCTCTTCGTACCGGCTATCATCCTGACGCTCGGCAAAGTCGCGAGCCTGCCGGTGCACACCGCTCCGTTTCGGACGTTGTACTTCGCCTGGGCGGCCCTGCTGGCCGGCAGTTCCGTTTGGAACCTCTCCAGAGAGGTGCGCCATTCCATAAACCAGGCCGGCGTAGACAACTACGTGCGCCTGCTCTTTCTGGTGGTTGGCCTGATGACGATACTGTTTCTCGCTACCCGCTACAGATTCGGTTTCGCCTCCGGCCTGATCCGGGGGGTCATAGGGATCTACTTCGTATTCGCTTTGTGGGGAGGGCTTTCGACCTTCTGGTCCGTGTACCCGGGGAGTACCCTGTACAAGTCTTTCGAGTATCTGGTCATGGTGCTGCTCTTCGCCCTGAGCGCGTTCATGGTCAGCGAGGTGGTGCGGGGACCTTCGAACAGGATGCTAGCGTTGAAGAGCATCTTCGATTGGAACTGGTTTCTGGTCTTTGCCTCTTTGGTGATGGTCTATGTCGGGGTCGCGGTATGGCCGAGCTATGCCCTTATGCCCAGTAAGGGGGTTCTTCCTTTCTCCCTGCAGGGGGCTCTGCCCGCCATCGCGGCGAACGGGGTGGGGCAGCTCTCCGCCATCCTGGGGGTGGTCGCGTTGGCCAGGTTGATCATGGGGAAATCGAGGCTGCTCTACGGACCGCTTTTCGTTTTCTCCGTGCTGACCATGCTGCTCGCGCAGAGCCGCTCTCCGATCCTGGCGTTCGCTCTGGGGGCGTTGGTGGTCATGATCGCCGGCCGGAAGTTCGTTCTGCTGATCGTCTCCGCGGTCCTGGGTGCGGGGGTCTTGCTCTCGGCCTACGCCGGCACCATCTACGCTTACATGGACCGGGGACAGAGCACCGGGGAGCTGGATACCCTTACGGGAAGGACCGTCTTCTGGAAGGCCAGCCTGGAGGCCGCCAGACATAGATGGCTCACCGGATACGGGGCCAACGCCGGGGGCAGGTACATTCTCGACAACAACCTGAGCATATCCGATATATCCACCGTGCACAGCACCTACGTCGAGACCCTGATAGACACCGGGGTGATAGGCAGCGCCATATTGCTGGTCGGCCTCGGGGTGGTCTGGGTGTCGATCGTCAAGCTCAGGCGCACGGCGGCGATGAGCCCCATCAGCAAGGCCCTTTGGGTGGAGTGTCTGGGCGTGATGATGGTTCTCAGCGTGCGTTCGATCTTCTCCGTCGTCTTCGTGTGGTCTTCGACGGTTTTGATCTTCGGGGTCGTGCTGGTTTTCGTGACGGTGATGGGTAGAGAAGCAGGCAGGAGAAGAACAGATGCGAGTAATCATGCTGCACAACTACTATCAGCACAAAGGCGGCGAAGATCAGGTGTTTACCGCTGA
- a CDS encoding WecB/TagA/CpsF family glycosyltransferase — protein sequence MELTNRSGAPIELDSESEHRYILGMRVDALTLPRASERIVSWAERGESRYVCVASVHMVMEAFDSEPFRRIVNQADLVTPDGRPLLWTLDGLGVRSADQVRGTDLTVSVLEHAARRGVPVGLYGGTPELLDSFSEIARARHPGIRIVSRIAPPFRPLTAEEDELFTDELMNSGARIILVGIGCPKQERWMAAHKGRLPAVMIGVGAAFDFYTGRMRQAPRWMQKSGLEWTFRLASDPGRLWKRYARHNPRFLALCAMQLGRMPEATWHPARRRHRSVG from the coding sequence TTGGAGCTTACCAATCGGAGCGGCGCTCCCATCGAGCTCGATTCGGAGTCTGAACACCGGTATATCCTCGGCATGCGGGTGGATGCGCTCACCCTTCCGAGGGCGAGCGAACGGATCGTCTCCTGGGCGGAGCGGGGCGAGTCCCGTTACGTTTGTGTGGCCAGCGTGCACATGGTCATGGAGGCTTTCGACTCCGAACCTTTCCGTCGGATCGTGAACCAGGCGGATCTCGTCACACCCGATGGACGGCCTCTGCTGTGGACCCTGGATGGCCTGGGCGTCAGGTCGGCGGATCAGGTCCGGGGCACGGATTTGACGGTGAGCGTGCTCGAGCATGCGGCTCGGCGTGGGGTGCCCGTGGGTTTGTACGGGGGTACGCCGGAGTTGCTCGATTCATTTTCGGAGATCGCCCGAGCCCGGCACCCCGGCATACGGATAGTGAGCAGGATCGCGCCCCCGTTTCGTCCCCTGACCGCCGAAGAGGACGAGCTTTTCACCGACGAGCTGATGAACTCGGGCGCCCGCATCATCCTGGTCGGAATAGGCTGTCCCAAACAGGAGAGGTGGATGGCGGCCCACAAGGGACGGCTTCCGGCCGTGATGATAGGAGTCGGGGCTGCCTTCGACTTCTATACCGGCAGGATGCGCCAGGCTCCTCGCTGGATGCAGAAGAGTGGTCTGGAGTGGACCTTCAGGCTGGCGAGCGATCCGGGGAGGTTGTGGAAACGCTACGCCAGGCACAACCCCAGATTTCTCGCACTGTGCGCCATGCAACTGGGCCGGATGCCAGAGGCGACCTGGCATCCGGCCCGAAGGCGGCACCGTTCGGTGGGATGA
- a CDS encoding CpsD/CapB family tyrosine-protein kinase, with the protein MMFERDKIPSQPEETPAEEPLKLVSIEDPMGPAAEAYRTLRTNLFYAFVDDPPRVIVITSPGPKEGKSLTCANLGVVLAQAGRRTLIVDCDLRLPSMHHLFGLRNFQGVVDLLAGGYEMRELWHEPVPGLRVLTSGPLPPNPAETLGSRRFAELLAKAREEFDYVLLDAPPVGAVSDPVILATQGDGVLIVLDAQGTRKGSLRQSLRSLEAVRANVLGTVVNNVDTSKKNYATYQLYTAG; encoded by the coding sequence ATGATGTTCGAGCGAGATAAGATCCCGTCCCAGCCGGAGGAGACCCCTGCGGAGGAGCCTTTGAAGCTGGTGAGCATCGAGGACCCCATGGGGCCGGCGGCCGAGGCCTACCGTACCCTGCGCACCAACCTGTTCTACGCTTTCGTCGACGATCCTCCCAGGGTCATCGTCATCACGAGTCCGGGGCCCAAAGAAGGCAAGAGCCTCACCTGCGCCAACCTTGGAGTGGTGCTGGCACAGGCCGGGAGGCGTACCCTGATCGTGGACTGTGATCTTCGTCTTCCCTCCATGCACCATCTGTTCGGCCTGCGCAATTTCCAGGGGGTGGTGGATCTTCTGGCCGGGGGGTATGAGATGCGGGAGCTGTGGCACGAACCGGTTCCCGGGCTCAGAGTACTCACTTCCGGCCCGCTCCCTCCGAACCCGGCCGAAACCCTGGGCTCCAGACGCTTCGCCGAGCTGCTTGCGAAGGCCAGGGAGGAGTTCGATTACGTCCTCCTCGATGCTCCGCCGGTCGGTGCGGTCTCGGATCCCGTGATCCTGGCTACCCAGGGAGACGGGGTGCTCATCGTTCTCGACGCTCAGGGTACCCGCAAAGGCTCGCTCCGCCAGAGTCTCCGTAGCCTGGAGGCCGTCCGTGCCAACGTGCTCGGGACGGTCGTGAACAACGTCGATACCTCCAAGAAGAACTACGCGACCTATCAGCTTTACACGGCCGGATAG
- a CDS encoding right-handed parallel beta-helix repeat-containing protein, with product MEAKDLRKLLGLTAILAALLCMISTDRIAAASTQGVKPDCRGSLQALIDAASPGSTVHTAGHCIYRQTVVITKPLTLIAGPGAEIRGSDVWRGWRREGRYWIHGGLPRFSSSGECASGTRRCLWPEQVFLDGRPLRQVAENPHPGQFAVKDGSGTRYVVLADDPRGHVVEVSVRRQWVVGAADGVTIKGFTMRDAANERDMGALTNADVNDPNYYHSHWTIEDNKLSDAAAADLVVKGNHNEIIDNNIYRGGQLGIHLGGNYNLVQGNRIHDNNTEHFDPFWEAGGIKAAYQVKGLRFIGNTVYDNKGVGVWCDINCSGAVYKNNRIFDNAGPGILFEISRGALISHNVIWNNGWHYAGRSWSAGIVLSNSSNVTARDNTLAWNASGLSVISMDRGNPTWNKVKNIKIRHNLFFAKNGYSLAWIQQGGWSGGVLYDPSSHNSGQNDRYWYPSPEKSSISDWSTDLRYRWGPIGHGNHGVLLHLAAFNRTPGESDGRYLSNTRERQLTSSLGIPVRPPAH from the coding sequence ATGGAGGCCAAAGACCTGAGAAAGCTCCTCGGGCTCACGGCGATCCTGGCGGCATTGCTCTGCATGATCTCGACCGACCGGATAGCCGCTGCCTCCACGCAGGGCGTCAAACCGGACTGCAGAGGCTCGCTGCAGGCCCTGATCGACGCCGCCAGCCCGGGATCAACGGTCCACACGGCCGGGCACTGCATCTACCGGCAGACCGTGGTGATAACGAAACCGCTCACGCTGATAGCGGGTCCCGGTGCGGAGATCCGGGGAAGCGACGTCTGGCGCGGCTGGAGACGCGAGGGGCGATACTGGATCCACGGAGGGCTGCCGCGTTTCTCATCCTCGGGAGAGTGCGCGTCGGGCACCCGGCGCTGCCTGTGGCCCGAGCAGGTCTTCCTCGACGGCAGACCGCTCCGGCAGGTGGCAGAAAATCCCCACCCGGGGCAGTTCGCCGTAAAGGACGGCTCCGGCACCCGCTACGTGGTTCTGGCCGACGACCCCAGAGGGCACGTGGTTGAAGTCTCGGTAAGACGCCAATGGGTGGTCGGCGCGGCCGACGGCGTCACGATAAAAGGCTTCACGATGCGGGATGCAGCCAACGAACGAGACATGGGTGCCCTCACCAACGCGGATGTCAACGACCCGAATTACTACCACTCCCACTGGACCATAGAAGACAACAAACTCTCCGACGCAGCGGCGGCAGACCTGGTAGTGAAAGGCAACCACAACGAGATCATCGACAACAACATCTATCGGGGAGGACAACTCGGCATCCACCTCGGAGGAAACTACAACCTGGTCCAGGGCAACCGAATACACGACAACAACACCGAGCATTTCGATCCTTTCTGGGAAGCAGGCGGCATAAAAGCCGCCTACCAGGTCAAAGGGCTGAGGTTCATCGGCAACACCGTCTACGACAACAAAGGCGTCGGGGTATGGTGCGACATAAACTGCTCCGGCGCGGTTTACAAAAACAACCGCATCTTCGATAACGCAGGGCCGGGGATACTGTTCGAGATAAGCCGGGGAGCTCTGATCTCCCACAACGTGATCTGGAACAACGGCTGGCATTATGCCGGGAGGAGTTGGAGCGCGGGGATCGTCCTCTCGAACTCGAGCAACGTCACCGCGCGTGACAACACACTGGCCTGGAACGCGAGCGGGCTCTCGGTCATCTCGATGGACCGGGGAAACCCCACCTGGAACAAGGTAAAGAACATCAAGATCAGACACAACCTGTTCTTCGCGAAGAACGGCTACTCATTGGCCTGGATACAACAAGGGGGATGGAGCGGCGGGGTGCTGTACGATCCGAGCTCGCACAACAGCGGCCAGAACGACCGATACTGGTATCCGAGCCCCGAGAAATCCAGCATCAGCGACTGGAGCACGGACCTGCGGTACAGATGGGGGCCGATCGGTCACGGGAACCACGGCGTCCTGCTGCATCTGGCAGCGTTCAACCGAACGCCCGGAGAGTCAGACGGCCGCTACCTGAGCAATACCCGGGAGCGCCAGCTGACCTCTTCGTTGGGAATCCCCGTACGGCCCCCCGCTCATTGA